The proteins below are encoded in one region of Dehalococcoidia bacterium:
- the acpS gene encoding holo-ACP synthase — protein sequence MHVHGIDIVEISRIAEAMDSWGNRFLRRVYTDGEIECCRGRVPSLAARFAAKEAVMKALGTGNIGISWHDIEILADSNGAPLIHLGGGARSRAAELGIEGLTIALSHSREYAIASVIGGKQ from the coding sequence ATGCACGTACACGGCATCGACATCGTGGAGATATCCCGCATCGCAGAAGCCATGGATTCATGGGGCAACCGTTTTCTTCGGCGGGTGTATACCGATGGCGAGATCGAATGCTGCCGGGGTCGCGTTCCATCGCTTGCTGCTCGCTTCGCCGCCAAAGAGGCGGTGATGAAGGCTCTGGGAACGGGAAACATCGGCATCTCGTGGCATGATATCGAAATTCTGGCCGATTCCAACGGCGCTCCCCTGATTCATCTCGGCGGAGGGGCTCGATCACGGGCTGCCGAACTGGGGATCGAGGGTTTGACCATCGCGCTTTCACATTCCAGAGAGTATGCCATCGCCTCGGTTATAGGAGGAAAGCAATGA